From the genome of Cryptococcus tetragattii IND107 chromosome 6, whole genome shotgun sequence, one region includes:
- a CDS encoding topoisomerase 1-associated factor 1, with the protein MDLPDSPPPLDAPSPPHFLDAPQDRWNVFYPAVQTLVNALGGYEEVESPPDSGIFETVYRPGDSVLGVLKDLKKLWRKDDEDDERTVARCMHKAELMKELVAILVECAERGEWGRKVALVACDLIAALTWPIDVAQELKEIEDEGPVVTDYASLLRAQLEYKALFLKTTKPLKSILSLMVPCLAKSRKDEKDSRIISLGLHVVRNLLAIKDAVAEGTATGEKEEFAHLQSDLITQLDSLTYLQLFLSLCSCADKTDLNPFNVILLDILHLIFRGIRPTELAQDQERIPIDSLAKLLEKEKKQKALNSRVGSTRHSRFGTTITVKTAEQRVVLHRQTAIIENPGKILDMTKKKKAVAAKSMDDLTVYVNLSSNAMVVLQSFSKSFLEISYNTFIESILRDIRIERTKIRPSDNIRVFYLSSFFIEYLLLLRHKLVEKGDSRRLEELPLGLVAQIAEMDSVKWLFARLRICWDDKPKAWTELQACIECFTQILLLIDDMSTSTNEEDFEVAEILQHQLYYNYDILDSALAVVREYKNQSVAYLDSVIHFAYVLLRMLEKYSKTKAFMFIRKRKNKHKKRKERQAASQANADREQQGESRRIPEEYGDEEEEAFAPDQDAPSYAEHAFTFQSFEKRFAQEAVVNTLLTYLERFLEFDGPEPMRRVVGLMHRQVVKAHAESLYFKVSTLIVFRRILDKKHALPAGPSSRDLITLITYILRKFFKHVAKEPFTLVEALSSKSRGKWKAIREGGSDDDDDGMAGQRGRIKEKIGPVELQFIKKHKFSWSQQMSIAFAIIWGDGHGYLIRWIVEVLEQVLAAKQEIVLTTDGGINGDEDEEDEDGNVRVRRFGRPSDEAISKFTHFDLQPEGNEQIEAVTSNPHFRLMLKLLSFDLPPPPTELDFVEDITSEELALAREKSDSAWFLPANVLPSNIEASIGALKQYMEEPPTLDDDPRKLLRRKTRAARRRRRSPSIESYDSETGETRPDRPHKENSHQKRAKKAVETQNYKSAAFIEDSDDEDPEATRRFFENEERLRREMDELAAQGGHAMMERGVKRKRGKKKGGKDPNDVSVPSLTADISGSEDENTLEGDVEDQDEVFRITTITAEQKAQMERQKAQLTAIREMANGSDDEDGSDDDSELRAKRRAMESSESRMPFFEGSDNGDEDDEPFSKPSAKVRRRVIDPDEDDES; encoded by the exons ATGGACTTGCCAGATTCGCCACCTCCTCTCGACGCGCCATCACCGCCTCACTTTCTCGACGCGCCACAAGATCGCTGGAATGTTTTCTACCCTGCCGTTCAGACTCTCGTCAACGCCCTCGGTGGTTATGAAGAAGTCGAATCACCACCAGACAGTGGCATTTTTGAGACTGTTTATCGGCCCGGTGACAGTGTTTTAGGCGTTTTGAAAGATTTGAAAAAGCTGTGGAGgaaagatgacgaagatgatgagcgaACGGTAGCGAGGTGTATGCATAAAGCAGAGTTGATGAAAGAGTTGGTTGCCATTTTGGTAGAATGTgcggaaagaggagagtgggGTAGAAAGGTTGCTCTTGTTGCTT GTGACTTGATAGCAGCTTTAACATGGCCTATCGATGTCGCACAAGAGCtcaaggagattgaagacgAAGGTCCGGTCGTTACAGATTATGCCTCCCTGCTTCGTGCGCAGTTGGAATACAAAGCTCTTTTCCTTAAAACTACAAAACCTCTCAAATCAATTTTGTCTCTTATGGTACCATGTCTGGCGAAATCCAGAAA AGACGAGAAGGACTCGCGTATTATTTCGTTAGGGCTGCATGTGGTCCGAAACCTTCTCGCGATCAAAGATGCAGTGGCTGAAGGTACAGCTACtggtgagaaggaggagttCGCCCACCTTCAA TCCGATCTTATCACACAACTTGACTCACTCACATATCTCCAGCTTTTCCTCAGTCTGTGTTCATGTGCGGATAAGACAGACCTTAATCCGTTCAACGTCATCTTACTCGACATCTTACATCTTATCTTTCGAGGCATCAGGCCGACCGAGCTTGCCCAGGATCAGGAAAGA ATACCAATAGATAGCCTTGCAAAGctcttggagaaggaaaagaaacaaaaagcaCTCAATTCCAGAGTAGGCAGTACACGACATTCCAGGTTTGGAACGACTATCACAGTCAAGACT GCCGAGCAACGAGTTGTTCTACATCGACAGACCGCTATCATCGAAAACCCTGGCAAGATTTTGGACATGActaaaaaaaagaaggctgTCGCGGCCAAGAGTATGGACGATCTGACGGTGTATGTTAACCTCAGCTCGAATGCGATGGTAGTTTTGCAAAGTTTCTCAAAGTCATTCTTGGAGATCTCCTATAACA CGTTCATCGAATCGATCTTGCGAGATATTCGTATAGAACGTACCAAAATTCGACCATCTGACAACATCCGGGTCTTCTACCTCTCCAGCTTTTTTATCGAGtacctccttctccttcgacATAAACTTGTTGAAAAAGGTGATTCTCGACGGTTGGAGGAGTTGCCTTTGGGTTTGGTGGCGCAAATTGCAGAAATGGACTCTGTCAAATGGCTATTTGCGAGGTTGAGAATTTGTTGGGATGATAAACCAAAGGCTTGGACAGAGTTACAGGCTTGTATCGAATGTTTCACTCAAATC TTGCTTTTGATTGATGACATGTCGACGTCAacgaatgaagaagattttgAGGTCGCAGAGATTCTTCAACACCAGCTGTACTATAATTACGATATCCTTGATTCTGCACTTGCCGTTGTCCGAGAATATAAAAACCAATCCGTCGC CTACCTCGACTCTGTCATCCACTTTGCCTACGTGCTTCTCAGAATGCTCGAAAAGTATTCCAAGACAAAAGCTTTCATGTTCATCCGTAAACGTAAAAACAAGCACAAGAAACGTAAAGAGCGCCAAGCAGCCTCGCAAGCCAACGCCGACAGGGAACAACAAGGGGAATCACGCAGAATCCCGGAAGAGTAcggggatgaggaggaggaggcattTGCCCCGGATCAGGATGCGCCGAGTTATGCTGAACATGCTTTTACTTTCCAATCTTTTGAGAAG AGATTTGCCCAAGAAGCAGTAGTCAATACTCTCCTTACTTATCTCGAACGGTTCTTGGAATTTGATGGTCCAGAACCTATGAGGAGAGTAGTCGGTCTGATGCACAGGCAAGTAGTCAAAGCTCATGCTGAGAGTTTATACTTTAAG GTGTCGACACTCATTGTCTTCCGCCGTATCCTCGACAAAAAGCACGCTCTTCCCGCAggcccttcttctcgagacCTCATCACACTCATAACGTACATTCTCCGCAAATTCTTCAAGCACGTCGCGAAGGAGCCGTTTACGCTGGTTGAAGCTCTGAGTAGCAAGTCGAGAGGTAAATGGAAGGCTATAAGAGAAGGCggcagtgatgatgatgatgatgggatgGCAGGACAGAGGGGAAGAATCAAAGAAAAG ATCGGACCTGTGGAACTGCAGTTTATCAAGAAACACAAGTTCAGTTGGTCTCAGCAGATGTCGATTGCTTTTGCCATCATCTGGGGCGACGGGCACGGTTATCTCATTAGGTGGATCGTCGAAGTTTTGGAGCAAGTCTTGGCGGCCAAACAGGAGATTGTGTTGACCACTGATGGAGGAATcaatggagatgaggatgaggaagatgaagatggaaatgtgAGAGTAAGAAGATTCGGGAGACCGAGTGATGAGGCGATCAGCAAGTTCACCCACTTTG ACCTTCAACCTGAGGGGAATGAACAGATCGAGGCCGTCACCTCAAACCCCCACTTTCGACTTATGCTCaaacttctttctttcgaCTTACCGCCACCTCCCACGGAACTCGATTTTGTAGAAGATATCACCTCGGAAGAGCTCGCCCTCGCTCGAGAAAAGTCAGACTCTGCGTGGTTTCTCCCCGCCAATGTCTTGCCATCCAATATTGAAGCTAGTATTGGTGCTCTAAAGCAATACATGGAGGAGCCTCCAACGCTTGACGATGATCCCAGGAAACTTCTTCGACGCAAAACCCGCGCAGCAAGACGAAGACGGCGTTCGCCCTCTATCGAATCGTACGATTCGGAGACAGGTGAGACACGTCCTGATCGTCCGCACAAGGAGAATTCGCATCAGAAACGAGCCAAAAAGGCGGTGGAGACCCAGAATTACAAGTCAGCAGCGTTTATTGAGGACTCGGACGATGAGGATCCTGAGGCGACAAGACGGTtctttgagaatgaggagaggctgagaagagagatggatgaactTGCTGCTCAAGGAGGGCATGcaatgatggaaaggggggtgaagaggaaacgaggaaagaagaagggcgggAAGGATCCAAATGATGTGTCAGTGCCGAGTTTGACAGCAGACATCAGTGGATCTGAAGACGAAAATACGCTGGAAGGGGATGTAGAGGATCAGGATGAGGTTTTCAGGATAACTACTATCACTGCTGAGCAAAAGGCGCAGATGGAGAGACAGAAAGCGCAGTTGACCGCAATCAGAGAGATGGCCAATGGtagcgatgatgaggatggaagcGACGATGATTCCGAGTTGCGTGCGAAGCGAAGAGCGATGGAGAGTTCGGAGAGTAGGATGCCTTTTTTCGAAGGAAGTGAcaatggtgatgaagatgacgagccTTTTTCGAAGCCGTCCGCCaaggtgagaagaagggtcaTAGATCCAgacgaggacgatgagagTTGA
- a CDS encoding pre-mRNA-splicing factor CWC22: protein MPRSPRSVSPRPRSPSLSPPRRDSYSPRGRSSSPDDIPASKRKRSPSPNPRDRPASPPTRRRRSQSPYRDSDRSEIERPNVKDIDPNRRRARENALLEKQINTALANDGDANGTVATTKKSADEIARAEFAKLLGSRSGGAYIPPAKLRAMQAEAAKDKASAEYQRISWDALKKSINGLINKVNISNIKHIVPELFAENLIRGRGLFARSVMRAQASSLPFTPVFAAMVAIINTKLPQVGELVLIRLISQFRRAYKRNDKIVCHATSTFIAHLCNQYVAHEIVALQILLLCLDRPTDDSIEVAVGFMREVGLFLSENSPKANNTVFERFRAVLHEGQISKRCQYMIEVLFQVRKDKYKDNPAIPEGLDLVEEEEQITHRVTLDDELQVQESLNLFKADPNFVQNEERYNAIKREILGDSDDESGTESGTEYSESEDDEDEDVAPEKAGIQDMTETNLINLRRTIYLTIMNSLNFEEAVHKLMKVNIPEGREIELCNMVIECCSQERTYSNFYGLIGERFCKLHRIWTDAFQEAFQKYYDTIHRYETNKLRNIGRFFGHLLASDGISWAVLHVVHMNEEETTSSSRIFVKIVLQEMVEEIGINRVAERFRIPDLKPAFAGMFPMDNPKNARFSINYFTSIGMGKVTEEMREYLQNAPKLLAAQQAALAAAESSDSDTDSSSDISSSSDSDSDTDSDASSYASRSRRRRRYSDDSRSPSPAPRRRRYSDDSRSPSPPPRRREYSQESRSPSPPPPRRRRYSDDTRSPSPPPRQRQYSDSPRSPSPPPRRRRYSDDSRSPSPPPRRRYSEDSRSPSPPPRRRRYSDDSRSPSPPPRRR, encoded by the exons ATGCCCCGCTCTCCTCGCTCTGTGTCCCCTCGCCCCCGCTCTCCGTCCCTCTCCCCCCCTCGCCGAGACAGCTACTCTCCACGTGGCAGGAGCTCAAGCCCAGATGACATCCCTGCTTCCAAGCGTAAAAG GTCCCCGTCTCCCAATCCACGAGACCGTCCTGCATCCCCTCCTACTCGTCGACGACGTTCTCAGTCCCCTTACCGCGATTCGGACCGATCAGAAATTGAGAGGCCCAACGTCAAGGATATAGACCCTAACCGCCGACGTGCTCGAGAGAATGCCCTTTTGGAAAAGCAAATAAACACGGCTCTGGCGAACGATGGCGATGCGAATGGGACGGTCGCAACGACTAAAAAATCGGCAGATGAGATCGCCAGGGCGGAGTTTGCAAAGCTTCTTGGATCAAGGAGTGGTGGAGCGTACATTCCTCCGGCAAAGTTGAGGGCTATGCAGGCAGAGGCCGCCAAGGACAAAGCAAGTGCAGAGTATCAGAGGATAAGCTGGGATGCGTTGAAAAAGAGCATCAATGGTCTCATCAACAAGGTCAACATCTCAAACATCAAGCACATCGTCCCCGAGTTGTTTGCCGAGAACCTGATTCGAGGTAGAGGCCTTTTCGCTAGGTCCGTCATGCGTGCCCAGGCGTCATCGTTGCCGTTCACTCCAGTCTTTGCGGCTATGGTTGCTATCATCAACACCAAATTGCCCCAAGTTGGCGAATTGGTATTGATTCGATTGATCAGTCAATTCCGTCGAGCTTACAAGAGAAACGACAAG ATTGTTTGCCATGCTACTTCCACCTTTATCGCTCATCTCTGTAATCAATATGTCGCTCACGAAATCGTTGccctccaaatcctccttTTGTGCCTCGACCGTCCCACTGACGACTCAATTGAAGTTGCCGTCGGGTTCATGCGTGAAGTCGGTCTATTCCTTTCCGAAAACTCTCCCAAAGCAAACAATACCGTCTTTGAACGATTCCGAGCCGTTTTGCACGAAGGCCAGATCAGCAAGAGGTGTCAATATATGATTGAAGTCCTGTTTCAAGTCCGGAAGGACAAGTACAAGGATAATCCTGCCATCCCTGAGGGTTTGGACCtggtcgaggaggaggagcaaaTCACCCATAGGGTGactttggatgatgagttGCAGGTGCAAGAGAGTCTGA ACTTGTTCAAGGCCGACCCAAACTTTGTCCAAAACGAAGAACGTTATAATGCTATCAAACGTGAAATTTTGGGCGACTCTGACGATGAGTCTGGTACCGAATCCGGCACTGAATACTCCGAAtctgaagacgatgaagatgaagatgttgcCCCAGAGAAGGCTGGAATTCAGGACATGACGGAAACAAACTTGATCAACTTGAGAAGGACGATTTATTTGACCATCATGAACTCG CTCAactttgaagaagctgtaCACAAGCTTATGAAAGTGAACATTCCCGAAGGCCGAGAG ATTGAACTCTGTAATATGGTTATCGAATGTTGTTCGCAAGAACGAACGTACTCGAACTTTTACGGTCTCATCGGCGAGAGATTCTGCAAACTTCATCGAATCTGGACCGACGCATTCCAAGAAGCATTCCAGAAATATTACGACACCATTCATCGATATGAGACCAACAAGCTCCGTAATATTGGTCGTTTCTTCGGCCACCTTCTCGCATCCGATGGTATTTCATGGGCAGTTCTTCATGTCGTTCATAtgaacgaagaagaaaccaCTTCCTCTAGTCGTATCTTTGTCAAGATTGTGCTTCAAGAAATGGTCGAAGAGATAGGTATCAACCGTGTTGCCGAACGATTCCGTATCCCTGACCTCAAACCCGCCTTTGCCGGCATGTTCCCCATGGACAACCCCAAGAATGCCCGATTCTCAATCAACTACTTTACTTCTATCGGTATGGGTAAGGTCACCGAAGAGATGCGAGAATACCTCCAAAATGCGCCCAAGCTTTTGGCAGCTCAGCAGGCTGCATTGGCCGCTGCTGAGTCGTCAGATTCCGATACGGATTCGAGTTCGGATATATCTTCGTCGTCTGACAGTGACAGCGATACTGACTCGGACGCAAGTAGTTACGCGAGTCgatcgaggaggaggaggaggtatTCTGATGATTCCCGCTCGCCTTCACCAGCTCCTCGTCGAAGGAGATATTCTGATGACTCTCGctcgccttctccccctcctcgaAGGAGGGAATACAGTCAAGAATCGCGCTCGCCttcgccgccgccgcctcgTCGAAGGAGGTATTCGGATGACACTCGCTCGccttcacctcctccgCGTCAAAGGCAGTATTCTGATAGCCCCCGTTCGCcttcgcctcctcctcgtcgaaGAAGATACTCTGATGACTCCCGTTCCCCGTCCCCACCTCCTCGGCGAAGGTACTCGGAGGATTCTCGatccccatctcccccTCCGCGTCGAAGGAGGTACTCGGACGACTCTCGTTCCCCGTCTCCACCTCCCCGACGACGATGA